The Echinicola rosea genome has a segment encoding these proteins:
- a CDS encoding sialidase family protein has translation MLYRDKNKEERVMCGTVDSGSKFELFRIFELFRFCNPEFAIRGICNPQYRSCFLMLCMMVITSSPLLAQDTLHYSGSTLSRVDYHHGQLKPAIGVHAVQTMRANREQPEKGDGFGWTYNHAPMIAYWNDKFYVEYLSDPVGEHIAPSQTLLQVSDDGYGWTKPEVLFPPYRIPDGTSKENHDGAAKDLDAVMHQRMGFYVAENGKFLALAYYGIALDAHDGPNDGNGIGRVVREIKADGSFGPIHFIRYNHGWNEENTDYPFYKSSKDKGFVEACDELLGKPLMMQQWVEEADRDDPLIPLKKQYKAFSYYHLPDGRVVGLWKHALTSVSHDGGKSWEYNPLRAPGIVNGNAKIWGQRTADGAYATVYNPSEYRWPLAVSTSQDGIDYTDLLLVHGEITSMRYGGNYKSYGPQYVRGILEGNGTPPDGKMWLTYSVNKEDIWVASVPTPITAEAAGHAHEIFDQLPEGRELELWNTYSPQWAKTQITEKDGKKYLTFHDKDPFDYGKAQRIVPSSKQLHVEFTVTPGQSDHGKFQIEIQDGKGRPGVQLIFDEDGLFKTRAGYRMNTLTEFEEGESYHVELDLNAETRFYQIKVNGKEKGPKLFFAPLDAMERVVFRTGTQRYFPNAETPTDQDYDLDNAGEEDPEAVFYLESLVTY, from the coding sequence ATGCTTTATAGAGATAAGAATAAAGAGGAAAGAGTAATGTGCGGGACAGTGGACAGCGGTTCCAAGTTTGAGCTGTTCCGGATTTTTGAGCTGTTCCGGTTTTGCAATCCGGAATTTGCCATAAGGGGGATTTGTAATCCCCAATACAGGAGTTGTTTTTTGATGCTGTGTATGATGGTCATTACCTCATCCCCGCTATTGGCCCAGGACACCTTGCACTATAGCGGCAGTACCTTGTCCAGAGTAGATTATCACCATGGGCAGCTGAAACCGGCCATTGGGGTGCATGCTGTACAGACCATGCGGGCGAATAGGGAACAACCGGAAAAGGGAGATGGCTTTGGCTGGACCTATAATCATGCGCCGATGATCGCTTATTGGAATGATAAATTTTATGTGGAATATCTCAGCGATCCCGTTGGAGAGCACATTGCTCCTAGCCAGACGCTTCTTCAAGTATCGGATGATGGCTATGGCTGGACCAAGCCCGAAGTCCTCTTTCCTCCATATCGCATTCCTGATGGCACGAGCAAGGAAAACCACGATGGGGCAGCCAAAGACCTGGACGCTGTCATGCACCAACGAATGGGCTTTTATGTAGCGGAAAACGGTAAGTTTTTGGCGCTGGCCTATTATGGGATTGCCTTGGATGCGCACGATGGCCCAAATGATGGCAACGGCATCGGCCGAGTGGTAAGGGAAATCAAAGCTGACGGCAGTTTTGGCCCTATCCATTTTATCCGGTATAACCACGGTTGGAATGAAGAGAATACCGATTATCCATTTTATAAATCCAGCAAGGACAAGGGTTTTGTGGAGGCTTGTGACGAATTGCTCGGTAAACCATTGATGATGCAGCAGTGGGTCGAAGAGGCCGATCGCGATGACCCTTTGATTCCCTTGAAGAAACAATATAAAGCATTTAGTTATTACCACCTTCCTGATGGCCGCGTGGTCGGCTTGTGGAAACATGCCCTTACCAGTGTCAGCCATGATGGGGGCAAGTCTTGGGAATATAATCCCCTGCGTGCTCCTGGCATCGTCAATGGCAATGCCAAAATCTGGGGACAGCGCACTGCTGACGGAGCCTATGCCACCGTGTATAATCCTTCGGAATACCGCTGGCCACTTGCAGTTTCTACCAGCCAGGATGGAATTGACTATACTGATTTGCTTTTGGTACATGGCGAAATTACCTCCATGCGCTATGGTGGAAACTACAAATCATACGGGCCACAGTATGTTCGAGGAATTTTGGAGGGTAATGGGACTCCGCCGGATGGAAAGATGTGGTTGACCTATAGTGTCAATAAAGAGGATATTTGGGTGGCTTCAGTGCCTACGCCCATTACGGCCGAAGCTGCCGGCCACGCCCATGAGATCTTTGACCAATTGCCCGAAGGACGGGAGCTGGAATTATGGAACACCTATAGTCCTCAATGGGCCAAAACCCAAATCACTGAAAAAGATGGTAAAAAGTACCTGACATTCCATGACAAAGATCCTTTTGACTATGGAAAGGCCCAACGTATCGTACCCAGCAGCAAGCAGCTGCATGTGGAGTTTACGGTCACGCCAGGGCAAAGCGACCATGGAAAATTCCAGATCGAAATCCAAGATGGCAAAGGCCGTCCTGGCGTACAACTGATATTTGACGAGGATGGCTTGTTCAAGACCCGGGCAGGTTACCGCATGAATACCCTTACCGAATTTGAAGAAGGAGAAAGCTATCATGTGGAATTGGATTTAAATGCTGAAACTCGCTTTTACCAGATCAAGGTAAATGGCAAAGAGAAAGGGCCAAAGCTCTTCTTTGCGCCTTTGGATGCGATGGAGCGTGTGGTCTTCAGGACGGGTACCCAGCGGTATTTTCCAAATGCGGAAACACCGACCGACCAAGACTATGACTTGGACAATGCCGGCGAGGAAGACCCGGAAGCCGTGTTTTATTTGGAGTCGCTGGTGACGTATTAA
- a CDS encoding glycoside hydrolase family 78 protein, which yields MKKNIQHKKEMWGLRKGLLLFQIAAVLLFACDPGPKGTVLQVVKTTTELANNPLNIEKTSPRFGWQLLGSENGAQQSAYQVVVSHSSSNEEAAIVWDSGKVSSSQSQLIPYQGGSLINGERYYWKVKVWNEEGISSDWSDLAFFEMAPYELEKEAQWIGAITRAESGLPTGRNYHQPDMRRKENKAKWAKVKPLAKQSIQLRKAFETGKEITKATVFISGLGHYELTLNGEKVGNSEFAPLWSDYDKTVYYNTYDVTERVENGENAIGVLLGNGMYNVSGDRYAKFLISFGPPTLFFHMKVTYADGQEQVISSDDSWKWSASPITFNCVFGGEDYDANLEQTGWDKAGFDDQHWKSVVLQQAPQGKLRPQQAAPVLIQQQYDIKEITEPEANTYVLDMGQNLAGFPSIKVEGERGQKVKLIVGEHIKDNGLVGQGRTGGPHYYEYTLKGDGEESWQPRFSFYGYQYIQVSDANVPGKEQQEGRPTITEIKSNFIYNDAQEKGTFESSNEIFNQTHWLINNAVKSNMQSVFTDCPHREKLGWLEETHLNGPGLFFNYDLTQLVPKIMQDMADAQRENGLVPNIAPEYVVFGGDFTDSPEWGVAAVVLPWMYYDYYGDSTLIREYYPMMKKYIDYLGTTAENHIVSHGLGDWYDYGEHAAGYSKNSPIALSATSHYYFGVKLLKKAALMLQRGEDYREYGRLEEEVKRAFNDKFFDPVTSQYGTGSQFSNAVPLFLDMVDSTDREAVLDNLVQDIQNHGYRLTTGDVGNRYLYQTLARNGLNEVMYKMHNHYDTPGYGFQIKFGLTTLTEQWDPRKGNSWNHFMMGQIEEWFYRDLAGIQPDPAQPGFKHFFLKPQLVGEMTFVKATYESIYGTIGSEWKKKEGSVQFLFDIPANTSATVVLPMAKTAQVFINGSKAEHTNTVTKSEHPSHPAYTLGSGRYSIEVK from the coding sequence TTGAAAAAAAACATACAACATAAAAAAGAAATGTGGGGCCTAAGAAAGGGACTGCTGCTTTTTCAAATTGCAGCAGTATTGCTTTTTGCATGTGACCCTGGGCCTAAGGGCACGGTTCTCCAGGTGGTCAAAACCACCACAGAATTGGCCAATAATCCCTTGAACATCGAAAAGACATCGCCGCGATTTGGTTGGCAGCTTTTGGGAAGTGAAAATGGTGCACAACAATCCGCCTATCAAGTGGTGGTGTCCCATTCTTCCAGTAATGAAGAAGCGGCGATCGTCTGGGACAGCGGCAAAGTAAGCAGCAGCCAAAGCCAACTTATCCCCTATCAAGGTGGCTCCTTGATCAATGGGGAGCGGTACTATTGGAAGGTTAAGGTTTGGAACGAAGAGGGAATTTCCTCGGATTGGAGCGACTTGGCCTTCTTTGAGATGGCACCTTATGAGCTGGAAAAGGAAGCCCAGTGGATCGGGGCCATCACCCGTGCGGAAAGTGGCTTGCCGACTGGGAGAAATTACCATCAGCCGGATATGCGCCGTAAGGAAAATAAAGCAAAATGGGCAAAGGTAAAGCCATTGGCCAAGCAAAGTATCCAACTACGCAAGGCGTTCGAAACGGGAAAAGAAATTACCAAAGCCACCGTATTTATCAGTGGACTTGGCCATTATGAACTGACACTTAATGGTGAAAAAGTAGGTAACAGTGAATTTGCGCCGTTATGGTCAGATTATGACAAAACGGTTTATTATAATACTTATGATGTCACTGAGCGGGTTGAAAATGGTGAAAATGCCATTGGCGTATTGTTGGGCAATGGCATGTACAATGTGTCAGGGGACCGTTACGCCAAATTTTTGATCAGCTTTGGGCCGCCGACACTATTTTTCCACATGAAAGTAACTTATGCTGATGGTCAGGAGCAAGTGATTTCATCTGACGATTCCTGGAAGTGGTCAGCAAGTCCCATTACGTTTAATTGTGTTTTTGGCGGGGAGGATTATGATGCCAATTTAGAACAGACAGGCTGGGACAAGGCAGGCTTTGACGACCAACACTGGAAGTCCGTCGTGTTGCAACAAGCGCCTCAAGGCAAACTCCGACCCCAGCAGGCAGCTCCCGTGCTCATCCAACAGCAATACGACATCAAGGAAATCACTGAACCTGAAGCAAACACCTATGTTCTGGACATGGGTCAAAATTTGGCCGGATTTCCTTCCATCAAAGTGGAGGGTGAAAGAGGCCAAAAAGTTAAATTGATCGTCGGTGAGCATATCAAAGACAACGGCCTTGTGGGCCAAGGAAGAACTGGGGGGCCACATTACTATGAATATACGCTCAAAGGCGATGGTGAAGAATCTTGGCAGCCAAGGTTCAGCTTTTACGGCTACCAGTACATCCAGGTGAGCGATGCCAACGTGCCGGGCAAAGAACAGCAAGAAGGCCGGCCCACCATTACGGAGATCAAATCCAATTTTATCTATAACGATGCCCAGGAAAAAGGCACCTTTGAGAGCTCCAATGAGATTTTTAACCAGACCCATTGGCTGATCAATAACGCCGTCAAAAGTAATATGCAGAGTGTGTTTACCGATTGTCCACATCGGGAAAAGCTCGGCTGGCTGGAAGAGACACACTTGAACGGCCCCGGACTGTTCTTTAACTATGACCTCACACAATTGGTGCCTAAGATCATGCAGGACATGGCCGATGCCCAGCGTGAAAATGGGCTGGTGCCGAATATCGCGCCGGAATATGTGGTCTTTGGCGGTGACTTTACGGATTCTCCCGAATGGGGCGTGGCGGCGGTGGTGCTGCCTTGGATGTATTACGATTATTATGGCGACAGTACCCTGATACGGGAGTACTATCCCATGATGAAAAAATACATCGATTACCTGGGCACCACGGCCGAAAACCACATTGTATCCCATGGATTGGGAGACTGGTACGACTACGGAGAGCATGCGGCAGGATACTCCAAAAACAGTCCGATTGCCCTTTCGGCCACTAGCCATTACTATTTTGGCGTGAAATTATTGAAAAAGGCAGCGCTGATGCTTCAGCGAGGGGAAGATTACCGTGAATATGGTAGGTTGGAAGAGGAAGTGAAAAGGGCTTTCAATGATAAATTCTTTGATCCGGTTACGAGCCAATATGGTACGGGCAGCCAGTTTTCCAATGCCGTACCGCTGTTTTTGGACATGGTGGACTCGACCGATCGTGAGGCGGTATTGGATAATCTGGTGCAGGATATTCAAAATCACGGCTATCGGCTGACCACTGGCGATGTGGGCAATCGGTACCTGTACCAGACCTTGGCCAGAAACGGACTGAATGAGGTGATGTACAAAATGCACAATCACTACGACACACCAGGTTATGGTTTTCAGATCAAATTTGGCCTGACGACCCTGACCGAGCAGTGGGATCCCCGCAAGGGCAATAGCTGGAATCACTTTATGATGGGACAAATCGAAGAGTGGTTTTACCGTGATTTGGCAGGCATTCAGCCTGATCCAGCCCAGCCAGGCTTTAAGCATTTCTTTCTGAAGCCACAGCTGGTGGGCGAAATGACCTTTGTGAAGGCTACTTATGAAAGTATTTACGGAACCATTGGTTCGGAATGGAAAAAGAAAGAGGGCAGCGTTCAATTCCTTTTTGACATTCCCGCCAATACAAGTGCTACCGTGGTACTTCCCATGGCCAAAACGGCGCAGGTTTTTATTAATGGAAGCAAGGCTGAACATACCAATACAGTTACCAAATCGGAACATCCCTCTCACCCTGCATATACCTTGGGTTCGGGAAGATATAGTATCGAGGTGAAATAA
- a CDS encoding dihydrodipicolinate synthase family protein, which translates to MKKQYQGVVVPMVTPLTTKGAIDREGVARIMGQFAQNNISPLVLGTTGESASFSDQESFEMIEATVAAKEANQQVYAGVVSNLVEEQYRRGSQYLDHGVDAIVATLPAYYILSDDQMKRHFEGLADHLKGPLLMYNIKATTQMSIPLSVVEEMSHHPHIWGLKDSERDISRMHAAIDQYRGRPDFSFFCGWGAQSANSLRTGADGIVPSTGNIVPELYKALYAAALEGDEEKAVHYQELTDEVAKVYQGGRSLGASLAALKTLMHQKGWCQPYMKPPLTELSKGEMKKVVSEWNQLME; encoded by the coding sequence ATGAAAAAACAATATCAAGGCGTGGTGGTACCGATGGTGACACCGCTGACGACAAAAGGAGCCATAGACCGAGAGGGGGTGGCCAGGATCATGGGCCAATTTGCCCAAAACAACATCTCCCCTTTGGTCTTGGGAACCACAGGTGAATCAGCGTCATTTTCCGACCAAGAAAGTTTTGAAATGATCGAGGCCACCGTGGCCGCCAAGGAGGCTAATCAGCAGGTGTACGCAGGAGTTGTCAGTAATCTGGTAGAAGAGCAGTACCGTCGTGGCAGCCAATATTTGGATCACGGCGTAGATGCTATTGTGGCGACCTTACCCGCATATTATATCCTTTCGGATGATCAAATGAAACGTCATTTTGAAGGCCTTGCCGATCACTTGAAGGGGCCGCTTCTGATGTACAATATCAAAGCCACGACCCAAATGTCCATTCCTCTTTCGGTAGTAGAGGAAATGAGCCATCATCCGCATATTTGGGGCTTGAAGGATTCGGAAAGGGACATTTCCAGGATGCATGCTGCCATTGACCAATACCGGGGAAGACCTGATTTTTCCTTTTTCTGCGGTTGGGGAGCCCAGTCTGCCAACAGTCTCAGGACAGGGGCGGATGGTATTGTGCCAAGTACGGGCAATATTGTACCGGAGCTTTACAAAGCCCTCTATGCTGCGGCTCTGGAAGGGGACGAAGAAAAAGCGGTGCATTATCAGGAATTGACCGATGAAGTGGCCAAAGTTTACCAAGGAGGAAGAAGCCTTGGTGCTTCCTTAGCAGCTTTGAAGACCCTGATGCATCAAAAAGGATGGTGTCAGCCTTATATGAAGCCGCCTTTGACCGAACTGAGCAAAGGTGAGATGAAAAAGGTGGTAAGTGAGTGGAATCAGCTGATGGAGTGA
- a CDS encoding sodium:solute symporter, giving the protein MNASLHWIDYLLIVASIFGTIYMGIYFSKRQKSSEDYFAGGGGIPSWAIGMSIFATLISSVTFLAYPSAAYKSNWILLVQGLMVPIVLVCMIWVIVPLFRRVIGLSTYEYFEKRFGFFARLYSSLAFVLTHFSKMGTVLYLVSLALSSMMDVNIFMVIGVLTFVIIVLTLLGGIEAVIWMDVIQGFLLIGGGLFCLGLLLFVPEGGPERVMEEAINMDKIGFGPYDIDFTQLTFIVMVVNGIFYAVQKYGTDQTIVQRYLTARNDREAKKAAYMGVFLSVPVWALFMLIGSLLFVFYQISGSVLPEGTSVDAVFPYFIMTELPPGVTGLVLAALAAAAISSLDSDMNCLAAVGVEDYYKRFNPNCNTHQKLKVGRILVLISGLAAAGVAVLYVLWQGEGVLGAVFGLYAIFSAGIVGIFLLGLFSRRANKEGLYVGIVACILFTAYALLTSTPMSFGGGEKTLLLDLGKFNFNQHKYMLGVYSHLIVLIVGYIASLFFKRPPADENLTIYGYFKQKQKMERAKEVV; this is encoded by the coding sequence ATGAATGCATCATTACACTGGATAGATTACTTGTTGATTGTTGCCTCGATTTTTGGGACGATATATATGGGAATCTATTTTTCCAAGCGTCAAAAAAGCAGTGAGGATTACTTTGCCGGAGGTGGTGGGATTCCCTCTTGGGCCATCGGGATGTCCATTTTTGCCACGCTGATCAGCAGCGTAACGTTTTTGGCCTATCCCAGTGCGGCCTATAAGTCCAATTGGATCCTGCTGGTGCAAGGGCTAATGGTGCCCATTGTCCTGGTGTGTATGATCTGGGTGATCGTACCGCTTTTCAGAAGGGTGATTGGGCTGAGTACCTATGAATATTTCGAAAAGCGCTTTGGTTTCTTTGCCAGGCTATACAGTTCGCTGGCCTTTGTGCTGACCCATTTTTCCAAAATGGGAACGGTGCTATACCTGGTGAGCTTGGCCTTAAGCAGCATGATGGACGTCAATATCTTTATGGTCATCGGTGTGCTGACCTTTGTCATTATTGTATTGACCTTGCTGGGGGGCATTGAAGCGGTGATCTGGATGGATGTGATCCAAGGGTTTTTGCTCATTGGCGGGGGCTTGTTCTGTTTGGGATTGCTGCTTTTTGTGCCCGAAGGAGGCCCCGAGCGGGTGATGGAAGAAGCCATCAATATGGATAAGATAGGCTTTGGCCCATATGACATCGACTTTACCCAGCTCACCTTTATCGTCATGGTGGTCAATGGAATTTTCTATGCCGTTCAAAAATACGGTACCGACCAGACAATCGTCCAGCGGTATTTGACGGCCAGAAACGACCGCGAGGCCAAAAAGGCAGCTTATATGGGAGTGTTCCTAAGTGTGCCAGTGTGGGCCCTGTTTATGCTGATCGGTTCCCTGCTGTTTGTGTTTTACCAGATTTCCGGTTCCGTGCTGCCGGAAGGTACCAGTGTGGATGCCGTATTTCCATACTTTATCATGACCGAACTTCCACCGGGCGTAACGGGCTTGGTCTTGGCAGCTTTGGCTGCTGCGGCGATTTCCAGCTTGGATTCTGACATGAATTGCCTGGCGGCCGTGGGCGTGGAGGACTACTATAAGCGCTTTAATCCCAACTGCAATACCCACCAAAAACTTAAGGTTGGTCGTATCCTGGTGTTGATATCGGGCCTGGCAGCAGCAGGGGTGGCAGTCCTATATGTGCTTTGGCAGGGAGAAGGGGTCTTGGGAGCGGTATTTGGCCTGTATGCGATTTTCTCTGCCGGTATTGTGGGGATATTCTTACTTGGGCTTTTTAGCCGTAGGGCTAATAAGGAAGGGCTTTATGTCGGAATTGTAGCCTGTATCCTCTTTACCGCTTATGCCCTGTTGACCTCCACGCCGATGAGCTTTGGCGGCGGAGAAAAAACCTTGCTACTGGACTTAGGCAAATTCAACTTTAACCAACACAAATATATGTTAGGGGTGTACAGCCATTTGATCGTGCTTATTGTGGGCTATATAGCCAGTTTGTTCTTCAAACGCCCACCAGCCGATGAAAACCTGACCATTTACGGCTATTTCAAGCAAAAGCAGAAGATGGAAAGGGCAAAGGAGGTAGTCTGA
- a CDS encoding iron-containing alcohol dehydrogenase: MRAITLLQPQKLVFGAGAFSRFVEDTIAASHKRIWILVAQPLVDTLDGGLQEMRGAGIVVEVAVYDVGEPTFSHYEDFLKQVKDFGADTIVGIGGGSVLDLAKLLAAMQDSTGQLSDFVGINLLRSRNTQMVCIPTTAGTGSEVSPNAILLDEATLEKKGIISPFLVPDATYIDPALTIGLPPKITAETGIDALSHCIEAYTNKFSHPLVDDYALRGIALIGQNLLRAYEAPDDMDARSAVALGSMYGGLCLGPVNTAAVHALSYPLGGKYHVPHGLANAVLLPEVMAYNLSSNVQKHEQIALALGAERGSTPEETAKNGVEKVKELVKLCEIPQTLTTLGVQREDVAELTGLAMKVTRLLKNNPREVTFSDAEEIYGRLF; this comes from the coding sequence ATGAGGGCGATAACATTATTACAACCCCAAAAACTGGTATTTGGGGCGGGGGCCTTTTCCCGCTTTGTGGAGGACACCATAGCCGCCAGCCACAAGCGGATTTGGATATTGGTGGCGCAGCCGCTAGTGGATACATTGGACGGTGGCTTGCAAGAAATGAGAGGAGCCGGAATAGTCGTAGAAGTGGCCGTTTATGATGTCGGAGAGCCTACTTTTAGTCATTATGAGGACTTTTTAAAGCAAGTGAAGGATTTTGGAGCCGATACGATCGTGGGTATCGGTGGGGGCAGTGTATTGGACTTGGCCAAACTTTTGGCGGCCATGCAGGACAGTACTGGGCAGTTATCCGATTTTGTTGGTATAAATTTGTTAAGAAGCAGGAACACACAGATGGTGTGTATACCGACGACCGCCGGTACGGGCAGTGAGGTTTCTCCAAATGCCATCTTGCTGGATGAAGCGACATTGGAGAAAAAAGGTATCATCAGTCCATTTCTGGTGCCTGATGCCACCTATATCGACCCGGCACTGACCATTGGGCTACCGCCAAAGATCACAGCGGAGACGGGAATTGACGCCTTGTCGCATTGCATTGAGGCTTATACGAACAAGTTTAGCCATCCGCTCGTGGATGATTATGCGTTGAGGGGGATAGCCCTCATCGGGCAAAATTTACTCCGCGCATATGAAGCTCCCGATGACATGGATGCCCGATCTGCAGTGGCACTGGGAAGCATGTACGGAGGATTATGCCTCGGGCCGGTGAATACCGCAGCGGTACATGCCCTTTCTTATCCGTTAGGAGGAAAGTACCATGTGCCTCACGGATTGGCCAATGCCGTGCTACTTCCAGAAGTGATGGCCTATAACCTTTCTTCCAATGTGCAGAAGCATGAGCAAATCGCGTTGGCCTTGGGAGCAGAAAGAGGTAGCACACCAGAGGAAACGGCCAAGAATGGCGTGGAGAAAGTAAAGGAGTTGGTGAAGCTTTGTGAAATTCCCCAGACCCTCACCACGCTGGGTGTTCAGCGCGAGGATGTGGCCGAATTGACAGGCTTGGCCATGAAAGTTACCCGGCTGCTTAAAAATAACCCGAGAGAGGTGACTTTCTCAGATGCCGAGGAGATTTATGGCCGCTTGTTTTAA
- the pdxA gene encoding 4-hydroxythreonine-4-phosphate dehydrogenase PdxA: protein MERPIIAITMGDPAGIGPEIIVKSFRNGGLHAKCQPLVVGDAATIARMAKQLNAPLTVRAIQEVREASFDPQVIEVVDLDNVDVDQLEMGKVSAMSGAAAFQSVKKTIELALSEEVDATVTSPINKESINLAGHHYAGHTEIYAEFTGTEKFAMLLVEQNLRVIHVTTHVPLRAACDLVKKDRVLDVIRLLHQACVQFGIEKPRIGVAGLNPHAGDGGLFGTEDDKEILPAVQTAQAEGYEAEGPVPPDTLFAKAVQGYYDGCVAMYHDQGHIPFKMVGFKWNNESKTMESVKGVNITLGLPIIRTSVDHGTAFEIAGQGIASEDALNLAIDYAIPMAKNRKKHDSSYSR from the coding sequence ATGGAAAGACCAATTATAGCCATCACCATGGGCGATCCTGCAGGGATCGGTCCCGAGATCATCGTAAAGAGCTTTCGGAATGGAGGATTACATGCCAAATGTCAGCCATTGGTGGTGGGCGATGCGGCGACCATTGCGCGTATGGCCAAACAGTTAAATGCTCCATTGACCGTGAGGGCGATCCAGGAGGTTCGGGAGGCCAGCTTTGACCCGCAAGTAATCGAGGTGGTGGACTTGGACAATGTGGATGTCGATCAGCTGGAGATGGGCAAGGTCAGTGCCATGTCTGGAGCAGCGGCTTTTCAATCGGTAAAAAAAACCATTGAACTGGCGTTAAGTGAAGAAGTTGATGCGACTGTCACCAGCCCCATTAACAAAGAATCGATTAATTTGGCTGGTCATCACTATGCCGGCCATACAGAGATATACGCAGAATTTACCGGTACGGAGAAATTTGCGATGTTGCTCGTGGAGCAAAACCTTCGGGTAATCCATGTGACTACGCATGTGCCCTTGCGAGCGGCCTGTGATCTGGTAAAAAAAGACCGGGTGCTGGACGTCATCCGTTTGCTGCACCAAGCCTGTGTGCAGTTTGGCATCGAAAAACCACGCATTGGCGTGGCGGGGCTAAACCCCCATGCCGGTGATGGCGGGCTCTTTGGCACCGAGGATGATAAGGAGATTTTGCCTGCTGTACAGACTGCCCAAGCAGAAGGATATGAAGCCGAAGGTCCTGTTCCACCGGACACCCTTTTTGCCAAAGCCGTGCAGGGATATTACGATGGCTGTGTGGCCATGTACCACGACCAAGGGCATATTCCTTTTAAAATGGTCGGGTTCAAATGGAACAATGAATCCAAGACCATGGAGAGTGTAAAGGGCGTTAACATTACCCTTGGTTTACCGATCATTCGTACTTCTGTGGACCATGGTACTGCCTTCGAGATTGCAGGGCAGGGAATCGCCTCAGAAGATGCGTTGAACTTAGCGATTGATTATGCCATTCCAATGGCAAAAAACAGAAAGAAACATGATAGCAGTTATAGCCGATGA
- a CDS encoding four-carbon acid sugar kinase family protein: MIAVIADDITGAAEIAGVCLRWGIPVSFSLDASPASGADVMVIATDTRSMTEAAALKETDRIASELMNMGITWIFKKSDSVMRGHVAKELKVLAKNLHKEKMLLVPANPYTGRSISEGIYYVKGRPLNETSFKDDPTFPAFSANVKDLLREDELPVAYGKFSEEEDLQAGFNIPDSQTMQDLYTWASLMDDSVLPAGSAAFFEMCLKRNFPEWMLGQEPDPLSFLGNSLMIAGSSHQNSKDFVEKAVEKGVHLSEMPDLLTEETYNPAGTEAWVQDVSQGLKDSDRVIMGYGKKKVSFDNYPAILKKRTAQAVSRVIEEVPVRELLLEGGATTCAVIEELSLGALIPMQELSPGVVRLKAVDLDMVLTIKPGSYAWPEAVYKYFELEKPMV; encoded by the coding sequence ATGATAGCAGTTATAGCCGATGATATTACCGGGGCTGCCGAAATAGCCGGTGTATGCCTGAGATGGGGAATTCCCGTATCCTTTTCCTTGGATGCCAGTCCCGCAAGTGGTGCTGACGTGATGGTGATCGCCACGGACACCCGATCCATGACCGAGGCGGCCGCCCTAAAAGAAACGGACAGGATCGCCTCCGAGCTGATGAACATGGGCATCACCTGGATCTTCAAAAAATCCGATTCCGTGATGCGTGGCCATGTGGCCAAAGAGCTAAAGGTACTGGCCAAAAATCTCCACAAGGAAAAAATGCTCTTGGTACCGGCCAATCCCTACACCGGCCGAAGCATCAGTGAGGGAATTTATTATGTGAAAGGAAGACCGTTGAACGAAACTAGTTTTAAGGACGATCCTACATTTCCGGCTTTTTCTGCCAATGTAAAGGACCTTTTGCGAGAGGATGAACTGCCTGTAGCTTATGGAAAGTTTTCTGAAGAAGAGGACCTTCAAGCCGGGTTTAACATCCCTGACTCCCAGACTATGCAGGACTTGTACACCTGGGCCAGCTTAATGGATGATTCAGTGCTGCCTGCAGGAAGTGCCGCATTTTTTGAGATGTGCCTGAAGCGTAATTTCCCGGAATGGATGCTTGGGCAAGAACCGGATCCGCTTTCCTTTTTGGGCAATAGCCTGATGATCGCCGGCAGTAGCCATCAAAACAGCAAGGACTTTGTCGAAAAAGCAGTGGAAAAAGGCGTTCACCTTAGCGAAATGCCAGATTTGCTAACCGAAGAAACGTATAATCCCGCCGGTACCGAAGCTTGGGTGCAGGATGTAAGCCAAGGACTAAAAGATAGTGACCGGGTCATCATGGGGTACGGTAAAAAGAAAGTGAGCTTTGACAATTACCCGGCAATCCTTAAAAAGCGCACTGCCCAGGCGGTCTCAAGGGTGATCGAAGAAGTGCCCGTGCGGGAATTATTACTGGAAGGTGGAGCGACCACCTGTGCGGTGATCGAAGAACTTTCCCTCGGTGCGTTGATTCCCATGCAGGAGCTTAGCCCTGGTGTCGTACGGTTAAAAGCTGTGGACCTTGATATGGTGTTGACCATCAAGCCAGGAAGCTACGCTTGGCCCGAGGCTGTGTACAAGTACTTTGAACTCGAAAAGCCAATGGTGTGA